Genomic DNA from Clavibacter michiganensis:
TCGCGGCGTTCGACCTGGCGGGCGTGCACGCGCACGACGTGGGGCAGATCCTCGACGACCGCGGCATCGCCGTGCGCGTCGGCCACCACTGCGCGCAGCCGCTGCATCGCCGGCTCGGGCTCACCGCGTCGACGCGCGCGAGCGGGACCCTGCACACGACCGACGCCGAGATCGACCTGCTGCTGCAGGGCGTCGAGGACGCCGCCGCCTTCTTCGGGTCCGGCCGATGAGCGCTCCCGCGTCTGGCGGCGGCGCGCTGTACCAGGAGCTGATCCTCGACCACTCGCGCACGCCCGAGGGCCAGGGCGACCCCACGGGCTGGCCGCTGCACGCGCACCAGGTGAACCCGACGTGCGGGGACGAGATCACCCTCGGGATCCGCGTCGAGGACGGTCGCGTGGCCGAGATCGCGTGGACGGGACACGGCTGCGCGATCTCGCAGGCGTCGGCGTCGATGCTCGTCGGCGTGCTCGACGGCGCGGACCTGGAGACCGTGCACGCGCGGGCCGAGGCGTTCCGCGAGGTCATGCGGAGCCGAGGCGCGTCCCACCTCGACCCGGAGGAGTTCGGCGACGCGGTCGCGCTCGACGGGGTCTCACGGTACGTGGGCCGCGTGAAGTGCGCGATGCTGCCGTGGACGACGCTGGAGGAGGCGCTCCGGGCGGGCTGACCCGGCCGTCCCCGCGCGGGGCGGGCAGAGTGGGGAGACGGGCCGCGCGAGGCGGCCGCCCGCGACACCAGGAGGATCCGTGGCCCCCGACGACGACATGCCGAGCACCATCCGCCGCTCCCCCGAGCACGCGCAGGCCACCTGGTCGGCGGCGCACGCGGCGGCCGAGGAGCAGTACGGATCCGGCGAGCGCGCCGAGCGCACCGCCTACGCCGCGCTCAAGCACGGCTTCGAGAAGGTCGGCGACCACTGGGAGCCGAAGGAGTCAGCGGGGCCGTCGGACGCGGGCGCCGAGGAGCGCGGCGCGGGCACGGCCGGCGGGGTCGACGCGAA
This window encodes:
- a CDS encoding ChaB family protein, which codes for MAPDDDMPSTIRRSPEHAQATWSAAHAAAEEQYGSGERAERTAYAALKHGFEKVGDHWEPKESAGPSDAGAEERGAGTAGGVDANASKAHLMEVARRLDVAGRSRMTKDELVEGIRKANDRETRRAREREG
- the sufU gene encoding Fe-S cluster assembly sulfur transfer protein SufU, yielding MSAPASGGGALYQELILDHSRTPEGQGDPTGWPLHAHQVNPTCGDEITLGIRVEDGRVAEIAWTGHGCAISQASASMLVGVLDGADLETVHARAEAFREVMRSRGASHLDPEEFGDAVALDGVSRYVGRVKCAMLPWTTLEEALRAG